One part of the Candidatus Binatia bacterium genome encodes these proteins:
- a CDS encoding phosphoenolpyruvate carboxykinase (GTP): MMQPNAHVKKWVDEMAELCRPDRIVWCDGSEEERERLTAEAVKTGVLIPLNQEKLPGCYLHRSDPNDVARTEHLTFICTPNEEDAGPTNNWMSPADADQRVLPLFKGAMKGRTMYVVPFLMGPVGSKFSKVGVEITDSIYVVLNMRIMTRMGNVALEHLGDSDDFTRCLHSLGDLSPDRRYICHFPERNEIWSVGSGYGGNALLGKKCLALRIASTLGRKEGWLAEHMLIVGITTPEGKTHYVTGAFPSACGKTNLAMLVPPASMKGWEVRTVGDDIAWLRPGADGRLYAINPEAGFFGVAPGTSSKTNPNAMATIQRNTIFTNVALKPDGTVWWEGHDDPPVEGMLDWQGRPWDPKSGEKAAHPNSRFTAPAAQCPSISPEWENPNGVPVSAILFGARRQRRVPLVFEAENWQHGTFLGATLSSETTAAATGKVGVLRRDSMAMQPFCGYNMGDYFRHWLEVGKKLTNPPRIFRVNWFRTDANGKFLWPGFGDNLRVVKWVLERCEGRGKARKTAIGWVPTPDALDLHGLDLDEKDLNELLDVDPREWHEAVELQRDYFEKFGSHTPEGIWQEHRELAKRIAA; this comes from the coding sequence ATCATGCAGCCTAATGCGCACGTGAAGAAGTGGGTCGACGAGATGGCCGAGCTGTGCCGGCCGGATCGGATCGTCTGGTGCGACGGCTCCGAGGAAGAGCGCGAGCGGCTCACCGCCGAGGCGGTCAAGACCGGCGTGCTGATCCCGCTCAACCAGGAGAAGCTGCCCGGCTGCTACTTGCACCGCAGCGACCCCAACGACGTCGCGCGCACCGAGCACCTCACCTTCATCTGCACGCCCAACGAGGAGGACGCGGGCCCGACCAACAACTGGATGTCGCCCGCCGACGCCGATCAGCGCGTGCTGCCGCTGTTCAAGGGCGCGATGAAGGGCCGCACGATGTACGTCGTGCCCTTCCTGATGGGCCCGGTCGGCTCGAAGTTCTCGAAGGTCGGCGTCGAGATCACCGACAGCATCTACGTCGTCCTCAACATGCGGATCATGACCCGCATGGGGAACGTCGCGCTCGAGCACCTCGGCGACTCCGACGACTTCACGCGCTGCCTGCACTCGCTCGGCGACCTGTCGCCGGACCGCCGCTACATCTGCCACTTCCCCGAGCGCAACGAGATCTGGAGCGTGGGTTCGGGCTACGGCGGCAACGCGCTGCTCGGCAAGAAGTGCCTCGCGCTACGCATCGCGAGCACGCTCGGCCGCAAGGAGGGCTGGCTCGCCGAGCACATGCTGATCGTCGGCATCACCACGCCGGAAGGAAAGACGCACTACGTGACCGGCGCCTTCCCGAGCGCCTGCGGCAAGACCAACCTCGCGATGCTCGTGCCGCCGGCGTCGATGAAGGGCTGGGAGGTGCGCACGGTCGGTGACGACATCGCCTGGCTGCGTCCCGGCGCCGACGGTCGTCTGTACGCGATCAATCCGGAGGCGGGTTTCTTCGGCGTCGCCCCGGGCACCAGCAGCAAGACCAACCCGAACGCGATGGCGACCATCCAGCGCAACACGATCTTCACCAACGTTGCGCTGAAGCCGGACGGCACCGTGTGGTGGGAGGGCCACGACGATCCGCCCGTCGAGGGCATGCTCGACTGGCAGGGACGTCCGTGGGATCCGAAGAGCGGCGAGAAGGCTGCGCACCCGAACAGCCGCTTCACCGCGCCCGCGGCGCAGTGTCCGTCGATCTCGCCCGAGTGGGAGAACCCGAACGGCGTGCCGGTGAGCGCGATCCTGTTCGGCGCGCGTCGTCAGCGTCGCGTGCCGCTCGTCTTCGAGGCCGAGAACTGGCAGCACGGCACGTTCCTCGGCGCGACGCTGTCGTCGGAGACGACGGCCGCCGCGACCGGCAAGGTCGGCGTCCTGCGCCGCGACTCGATGGCCATGCAGCCGTTCTGCGGCTACAACATGGGCGACTACTTCCGGCACTGGCTCGAGGTCGGAAAGAAGCTCACCAACCCGCCGCGCATCTTCCGCGTCAACTGGTTCCGCACCGACGCCAACGGCAAGTTCCTGTGGCCGGGCTTCGGCGACAACCTGCGCGTCGTGAAGTGGGTGCTCGAGCGCTGCGAGGGCCGCGGCAAGGCGCGCAAGACGGCGATCGGCTGGGTGCCGACGCCCGACGCGCTCGACCTGCACGGTCTCGACCTCGACGAGAAGGACCTCAACGAGCTGCTCGACGTCGATCCGCGCGAGTGGCACGAGGCGGTCGAGCTGCAGCGCGACTACTTCGAGAAGTTCGGCTCGCACACCCCCGAGGGGATCTGGCAGGAGCACCGCGAGCTCGCGAAGCGGATCGCGGCGTGA
- a CDS encoding VOC family protein, whose amino-acid sequence MPFHHVALGTRDLAATHDFYTRVMGFELKKVVVGPTPGGGWAKHVFYDTGRGEMIAFWDLHDPKIGRSFKTDHAQSLGLPVWVNHLAWEAKSLDELAAIRRRWQENGIGVLEVDHEWCTSIYATDPNGIMVEFCCTTRAFTEDEIREAHRLLTDPAPPLEQPKSQKFHPPLRKTSVAA is encoded by the coding sequence ATGCCCTTCCATCACGTGGCGCTCGGCACCAGGGACCTCGCGGCGACGCACGACTTCTACACGCGCGTCATGGGCTTCGAGCTGAAGAAGGTGGTCGTCGGCCCGACCCCCGGCGGCGGCTGGGCGAAGCACGTCTTCTACGACACCGGCCGCGGCGAGATGATCGCCTTCTGGGACCTGCACGACCCGAAGATCGGGCGCAGCTTCAAGACCGACCACGCGCAGAGCCTCGGTCTGCCGGTGTGGGTCAACCACCTGGCCTGGGAGGCGAAGTCGCTCGACGAGCTCGCCGCGATCCGCCGTCGCTGGCAGGAGAACGGCATCGGCGTCCTCGAGGTCGACCACGAGTGGTGCACGTCGATCTACGCGACCGACCCGAACGGCATCATGGTCGAGTTCTGCTGCACGACGCGCGCCTTCACCGAGGACGAGATCCGCGAAGCGCATCGTCTGTTGACCGACCCGGCGCCGCCGCTCGAGCAGCCGAAGTCGCAGAAGTTCCACCCGCCGCTGCGCAAGACCAGCGTCGCCGCGTAG
- a CDS encoding carboxylesterase family protein, translated as MSWPGRPTSGARAPRPPTTTLATTALALLALLTVAACARKSQPFAIEKADPATKRTTTSGDVVGGEGRYGSYAWLGIPFAEAPIGHLRWRAPEPPEPWNGTRETLVSGPPCVQYASVFGGVTDAKPNTPAGQEDCLTLNVWTPRFPAGQVPTGADRLPVMVWIHGGGNTIGTASFYEGGRLAAEENVVVVAIQYRLGPFGWMRHPALRADASDDAERSGNFATLDQIRALEWVRDNISAFGGDPNNVTIFGESAGARNVYALVLAPQARGLFHRAIAQSGGTATTSADVAERFADDPAGEGHPQSSNEILLRLLQRDGTAADRAAAKARLAAMSEQDVASYLRGKSAYDILTAYEPQGDSGMINLPRLFADGAVLPTEPLASLARPGAHADVPLMAGTNRDENKLFMFASPEWITYRLWILPRFVDEKMYLTHAEYLARMWKAAGADEPASALRRAGGAEAYVYRFDWDEEPTVLGADLSKMLGAAHAFEIPFVFGHFDLGRAGNMIFTDDNLAGREQLADAMMAYWAEFARTGNPGTGGGQHPQWLPWRGKQTMVFDTPADGGVRMEEIVETREKILADVEQDPRLPSRKERCALYRTLVQSWHFTAEDYWKVAGGSCASFPLDAYPWDDA; from the coding sequence ATGAGCTGGCCCGGGCGCCCGACGTCCGGCGCGCGTGCGCCGCGTCCGCCGACGACGACGCTCGCGACGACCGCGCTCGCCCTGCTCGCGCTGCTGACGGTCGCCGCGTGCGCGCGGAAGTCGCAGCCCTTTGCGATCGAGAAGGCCGACCCCGCGACCAAGCGCACGACCACGAGCGGCGACGTCGTCGGCGGCGAGGGCCGCTACGGCTCGTACGCGTGGCTCGGCATCCCGTTCGCGGAAGCGCCGATCGGCCACCTGCGCTGGCGCGCGCCCGAGCCGCCCGAGCCGTGGAACGGCACGCGCGAGACGCTGGTCTCGGGTCCGCCCTGCGTTCAGTACGCGAGCGTCTTCGGCGGCGTCACCGACGCTAAGCCGAACACGCCCGCCGGCCAGGAAGATTGCTTGACGCTCAACGTGTGGACGCCGCGCTTCCCCGCAGGCCAGGTGCCGACCGGCGCCGACCGGCTTCCCGTGATGGTGTGGATCCACGGCGGCGGCAACACGATCGGCACTGCATCGTTTTACGAGGGCGGCCGGCTCGCGGCCGAGGAGAACGTCGTCGTGGTCGCGATCCAGTACCGGCTCGGGCCGTTCGGCTGGATGCGCCACCCCGCGCTGCGCGCCGACGCCTCCGACGACGCCGAGCGCTCGGGCAACTTCGCCACGCTCGACCAGATTCGCGCCCTCGAGTGGGTGCGCGACAACATCTCGGCGTTCGGCGGCGACCCGAACAACGTGACGATCTTCGGCGAGTCCGCGGGCGCCAGGAACGTCTACGCGCTGGTCCTCGCGCCGCAGGCGCGCGGGCTCTTCCACCGCGCGATCGCGCAGAGCGGCGGCACCGCCACGACGTCGGCCGACGTCGCCGAGCGCTTCGCCGACGATCCGGCCGGCGAGGGTCACCCGCAGAGCTCGAACGAGATCCTGCTGCGCCTGCTGCAGCGCGACGGCACGGCCGCCGACCGCGCCGCCGCGAAGGCGCGGCTCGCCGCGATGAGCGAGCAGGACGTCGCGAGCTACCTGCGCGGCAAGAGCGCGTACGACATCCTGACGGCGTACGAGCCGCAGGGCGACTCGGGGATGATCAACCTGCCGCGCCTGTTCGCCGACGGCGCAGTGCTGCCCACAGAGCCGCTCGCGAGCCTCGCGCGTCCCGGCGCGCACGCGGACGTCCCGCTGATGGCCGGCACGAACCGCGACGAGAACAAGCTGTTCATGTTCGCGAGCCCGGAGTGGATCACCTACCGGCTGTGGATCCTGCCGCGCTTCGTCGACGAGAAGATGTACTTGACGCACGCCGAGTACCTCGCTCGCATGTGGAAGGCGGCCGGCGCCGACGAGCCGGCGAGCGCGCTACGCCGCGCCGGCGGTGCGGAAGCCTACGTCTACCGCTTCGACTGGGACGAGGAGCCGACCGTGCTCGGCGCCGATCTCTCGAAGATGCTCGGCGCGGCGCACGCGTTCGAGATCCCCTTCGTGTTCGGCCACTTCGATCTCGGCCGCGCCGGCAACATGATCTTCACCGACGACAACCTCGCCGGCCGCGAGCAGCTCGCCGACGCGATGATGGCGTACTGGGCAGAGTTCGCGCGCACCGGCAACCCGGGCACCGGCGGCGGCCAGCACCCGCAGTGGCTGCCGTGGCGCGGCAAGCAGACGATGGTCTTCGACACGCCTGCGGACGGCGGCGTCCGCATGGAGGAGATCGTCGAGACACGCGAGAAGATCCTCGCCGACGTCGAGCAGGACCCGCGGCTTCCGAGCCGCAAGGAGCGCTGCGCGCTCTACCGCACCCTGGTCCAGTCGTGGCACTTCACGGCCGAGGACTACTGGAAGGTCGCGGGCGGCTCCTGCGCTTCCTTCCCGCTCGACGCATACCCCTGGGACGACGCCTGA
- a CDS encoding AsmA-like C-terminal region-containing protein, whose amino-acid sequence MTPARGRFVRRIFRALLALTTLVVLLALALLWRLARGPISLDFATPWVIEALEPADGSFRVTIGATELVWTERWHDVDLTVRDVVFRGRDGAPVASFPELAIELSVPALLHGELAPSELEIVGPQLRLLREPDGSIGLGLGRDADASRDDGTSVVQRLLAGDDDDAGDAPAATWLRTIVVRDGRLDFTDLASGFASSAEVLTIDVQRKHERLEVALAAELAVGDQRIPVRMQLARATGEEPGHVVLSFRDVQPAALVQATSALVPETDSLAAALIDAASAVHVPLEGSLTLVLAGTDVHHADVDVTGAAGELELPAPLSRVVPIERLAVGGSFDVATSTATLRQLEVDLGVPVVRASGDWTAAASGGALTLQATVMQFPVDELASWWPADAATDAREWITSNITSGKVSDARVALQAEVALGDAPSFTLRGLEGRLTYDGLAVRYVDTMPVATDVSGTALFSANGWSFRVGRARVAGLVVPDAKVEITGIGSSVPRIAIDASARGTLRDALALVDHEPLGYAREIGIAPRDAGGTVSGRVRLAFPLDGAPVPRDLGAIVDAQLRDVALPHVVGEWSLSDGVLQLAVANERLTVSGTAALAGVSCRVEWKELLGSELGGVTRTVDVTSDVGTEGRAALGFDLRPWVSGPMAVTVHVEQQHDGKGTARLVADLRDTTLAAPALRLDKPPGAPGTAQATLIVANGSIVSVRSFQLEAGGASAAGSATLNGGHLARLEMSGELPAATQGAERPDFSLSLEPAHVGNHFRLTSEDASTLLQVLLPETRTSGGKLLFTGNLEKLAHGWKIDADLAVRSFTLTESPTLARLLTLASLPGIVDALEDRGIPFDSLTSGIAYDSGAVTFKDGVATGPSLRLLLDGTIDGPRNRVAMNGTLVPPLYGLNALPGKIPIIGGLFRGQEGEGLIAIDFTVNGTLQDPKVSVQPLNSLAPGVLRKFMRKMPSGW is encoded by the coding sequence ATGACGCCAGCCCGCGGTCGCTTCGTGCGACGCATCTTCCGCGCGCTCCTCGCCTTGACGACGCTGGTCGTGTTGCTCGCGCTGGCGCTGCTCTGGCGCCTCGCGCGCGGGCCGATCTCGCTCGACTTCGCGACCCCGTGGGTGATCGAGGCGCTCGAGCCCGCGGACGGCTCCTTCCGCGTCACGATCGGCGCGACCGAGCTCGTGTGGACCGAGCGCTGGCACGACGTCGACCTCACCGTGCGCGACGTCGTGTTCCGCGGCCGCGATGGCGCGCCGGTCGCGAGCTTCCCCGAGCTCGCCATCGAGCTCAGCGTCCCGGCGCTGCTGCACGGCGAGCTCGCGCCGAGCGAGCTCGAGATCGTCGGACCGCAGCTGCGGCTGCTGCGCGAGCCCGACGGCAGCATCGGGCTCGGCCTCGGGCGCGACGCGGACGCGAGCCGCGACGACGGCACGTCCGTCGTGCAGCGGCTGCTCGCCGGCGACGACGACGACGCGGGCGACGCGCCCGCCGCGACCTGGCTGCGCACGATCGTCGTGCGCGACGGACGCCTCGACTTCACCGATCTCGCGAGCGGCTTCGCGAGCAGCGCCGAGGTCCTGACGATCGACGTGCAGCGCAAGCACGAGCGGCTCGAGGTCGCGCTCGCCGCCGAGCTCGCGGTCGGCGACCAACGCATTCCCGTGCGGATGCAGCTCGCGCGCGCGACCGGCGAGGAGCCGGGGCACGTCGTGCTGTCGTTTCGCGACGTCCAGCCGGCTGCGCTCGTGCAGGCGACGAGCGCGCTCGTGCCCGAGACGGACTCGCTCGCCGCGGCGCTGATCGACGCCGCCTCGGCGGTGCACGTCCCGCTCGAAGGGTCCTTGACGCTGGTGCTCGCCGGCACCGACGTGCACCACGCCGACGTCGACGTCACCGGCGCTGCGGGCGAGCTCGAGCTGCCCGCGCCGCTCTCGCGCGTCGTCCCGATCGAGCGTCTGGCGGTCGGCGGCTCGTTCGACGTCGCGACCTCGACGGCGACGCTGCGCCAGCTCGAGGTCGACCTCGGCGTGCCCGTCGTGCGCGCCTCCGGCGATTGGACGGCCGCCGCGTCGGGCGGCGCGCTCACGCTGCAGGCGACCGTGATGCAGTTTCCGGTCGACGAGCTCGCGTCGTGGTGGCCGGCCGACGCCGCGACCGACGCGCGCGAGTGGATCACGAGCAACATCACGTCCGGCAAGGTCAGCGACGCGCGCGTCGCGCTGCAGGCGGAGGTCGCGCTCGGCGACGCGCCGAGCTTCACGCTGCGCGGTCTCGAGGGTCGCCTGACGTACGACGGCCTCGCGGTGCGCTACGTCGACACCATGCCGGTCGCGACCGACGTCTCCGGCACGGCGCTGTTCTCCGCCAACGGTTGGAGCTTCCGCGTCGGGCGCGCGCGCGTCGCGGGCCTCGTGGTGCCGGATGCGAAGGTCGAGATCACCGGCATCGGCTCGAGCGTGCCGCGGATCGCGATCGACGCGAGCGCGCGCGGCACGCTGCGCGACGCGCTGGCGCTCGTCGACCACGAGCCGCTCGGCTACGCGCGCGAGATCGGCATCGCGCCGCGCGACGCAGGCGGCACGGTCAGCGGACGAGTGCGCCTCGCCTTCCCGCTCGACGGCGCGCCCGTACCGCGCGACCTCGGCGCGATCGTCGACGCGCAGCTCCGCGACGTCGCGCTGCCGCACGTGGTCGGAGAATGGTCGCTGAGCGACGGCGTCCTGCAGCTCGCGGTCGCGAACGAGCGGCTCACCGTGTCGGGGACGGCCGCGCTCGCGGGCGTGTCGTGCCGGGTCGAGTGGAAGGAGCTCCTCGGCTCGGAGCTCGGCGGCGTGACGCGCACGGTCGACGTGACGAGCGACGTCGGCACCGAAGGCCGCGCGGCGCTCGGCTTCGACCTGCGCCCCTGGGTGAGCGGGCCGATGGCGGTCACCGTGCACGTCGAGCAGCAGCACGACGGCAAGGGCACCGCGCGGCTCGTCGCGGACCTGCGTGACACGACGCTCGCGGCGCCGGCGCTGCGCCTCGACAAGCCGCCCGGGGCGCCCGGCACGGCGCAGGCGACGCTGATCGTCGCGAACGGATCGATCGTCTCGGTGCGCTCGTTCCAGCTCGAGGCCGGCGGCGCCAGCGCGGCGGGCTCGGCGACGCTCAACGGCGGACACCTCGCGCGCCTCGAGATGAGCGGCGAGCTGCCCGCCGCGACGCAGGGCGCGGAGCGTCCCGACTTCAGCCTGTCGCTCGAGCCCGCGCACGTCGGCAATCATTTTCGCTTGACGTCGGAGGACGCGAGCACGCTGCTGCAGGTGCTGCTGCCGGAGACGCGCACGTCGGGCGGCAAGCTGCTGTTCACCGGCAACCTCGAGAAGCTCGCGCACGGCTGGAAGATCGACGCGGACCTCGCCGTGCGCTCGTTCACGCTCACCGAGTCGCCGACGCTCGCGCGGCTCCTGACCCTCGCCTCGCTCCCGGGCATCGTCGACGCGCTCGAGGACCGCGGCATCCCGTTCGATAGCTTGACGTCGGGGATCGCGTACGACTCGGGCGCGGTGACGTTCAAGGACGGCGTGGCGACCGGTCCGTCGCTGCGCCTCTTGCTGGACGGCACGATCGACGGACCGCGCAACCGCGTCGCGATGAACGGCACGCTGGTGCCGCCGCTCTACGGGCTCAACGCGCTGCCCGGCAAGATCCCGATCATCGGCGGTCTGTTCCGCGGTCAGGAGGGTGAAGGGCTGATCGCGATCGACTTCACGGTGAACGGCACGCTCCAGGATCCGAAGGTCTCGGTGCAGCCGCTCAACTCGCTCGCGCCGGGCGTGCTGCGGAAGTTCATGCGCAAGATGCCGAGCGGCTGGTAG
- a CDS encoding formylglycine-generating enzyme family protein — translation MLARMVASLLVAGSLAVVACAASAAEPTATPPTPTPASAAPPGDAPPGMVWIPPGTFTMGSEEPMMADARPLHRVYVDGFWMDRTEVTNEQFRAFVDATGYVTVAERPPRPEDFPGVPAEVLVPGSIVFTPPEGEVSLRDHLRWWRYVPGASWKHPEGPSSSIAGREQHPVVHVAYEDAVAYCTWAGKRLPTEAEFERAARGGLEGKRYAWGDEMKPGGKAQANTFQGKFPTSDSGEDGYRGTAPVASYPPNGFGVYDLAGNVWEWCSDWYRPDTYAKRAGSGPDGVVRNPQGPPDSFDPQEPGVPKRVQRGGSFLCSDQYCTRYVPGGRGKGAIDTGTSHVGFRCVKSAS, via the coding sequence ATGCTCGCCCGCATGGTCGCGTCGCTGCTCGTCGCGGGCTCGCTCGCCGTCGTCGCCTGCGCGGCATCCGCGGCCGAGCCGACCGCCACGCCGCCGACGCCAACGCCGGCGAGCGCGGCTCCGCCGGGCGACGCGCCGCCGGGGATGGTCTGGATCCCGCCCGGGACCTTCACCATGGGCAGCGAGGAGCCGATGATGGCCGACGCGCGCCCGCTCCACCGCGTCTACGTCGACGGCTTCTGGATGGACCGCACGGAGGTGACGAACGAGCAGTTCCGCGCCTTCGTCGACGCGACCGGCTACGTGACCGTCGCCGAGCGCCCGCCGCGCCCCGAGGACTTCCCCGGCGTGCCGGCGGAGGTGCTCGTGCCCGGGTCGATCGTGTTCACGCCGCCGGAGGGCGAGGTGTCGCTGCGCGACCATCTGCGCTGGTGGCGCTACGTCCCCGGCGCGAGCTGGAAGCATCCGGAGGGTCCGTCGAGCAGCATCGCCGGGCGCGAGCAGCATCCGGTCGTGCACGTCGCCTACGAGGACGCCGTGGCGTACTGCACCTGGGCCGGCAAGCGTCTGCCGACCGAGGCCGAGTTCGAGCGCGCCGCGCGCGGCGGCCTCGAGGGCAAGCGCTACGCCTGGGGCGACGAGATGAAGCCCGGCGGCAAGGCGCAGGCGAACACCTTCCAGGGCAAGTTCCCGACCTCGGACAGCGGCGAGGACGGCTACCGCGGCACCGCGCCGGTCGCGTCGTACCCGCCGAACGGCTTCGGCGTGTACGACCTCGCGGGCAACGTCTGGGAGTGGTGCTCGGACTGGTACCGGCCGGACACCTACGCGAAGCGCGCCGGCAGCGGTCCCGACGGCGTCGTGCGCAACCCGCAGGGGCCGCCGGACAGCTTCGACCCGCAGGAGCCGGGCGTCCCGAAGCGGGTGCAGCGCGGCGGGTCGTTCCTGTGCAGCGACCAGTACTGCACGCGCTACGTGCCCGGCGGGCGCGGCAAGGGCGCGATCGACACCGGCACGTCGCACGTCGGCTTCCGCTGCGTGAAGAGCGCGTCGTGA